A single genomic interval of Astyanax mexicanus isolate ESR-SI-001 chromosome 4, AstMex3_surface, whole genome shotgun sequence harbors:
- the LOC111190863 gene encoding zinc finger protein ZFP2-like: MEKHQHSVKSFTKQSDLKKHQRIHTGEKLYHCSDCGKSFIEQSNLKRHQRIHTGVKPYHCSDCGKSFNQEGHLKRHQRIHTGEKPYQCSDCGSSFNRLGTLKLHQRIHTGEKPYQCSDCGTSFTVQGNLKKHQRIHTGEKPYHCSDCGKSFTKESDLKKHQRIHTGEKPYHCSDCGKSFIEQSNLKRHQRIHTGVKPYHCSDCGNSFNQEGHFKRHQRIHTGEKPYQCSDCGSSFNRLGTLKLHQRIHTGEKPYQCSDCGTSFTVQGNLKIHQRIHTGEKPYYCSECGMSFTQHGHLTLHQRIHTGEKPYYCSDCGRNFNHHSNLKKHQSIHTGEKTVSNLFKGN; the protein is encoded by the coding sequence atggagaaacatcagcactctgtcaagagttttactaaacagagtgatctcaaaaaacaccagcgcattcacacaggagagaaactgtatcactgctcagactgtgggaagagttttattgaacagagtaatctcaaacgacaccagcgcattcacacaggagtaaaaccgtatcactgctcagactgtgggaagagttttaatcaagagggtcatctcaaacgacaccaacgcattcacacaggagagaaaccgtatcaatgctcagactgtggatcTAGTTTTAATAGACTGGGGACtctaaaactgcatcagcgcattcacacaggagagaaaccgtatcagtgctcagactgtgggacaAGTTTTACTGTACAGGGTAATCTAaaaaaacatcagcgcattcacacaggagagaaaccgtatcactgctcagattgtgggaagagttttactaaagagagtgatctaaaaaaacaccagcgcattcacacaggagagaaaccgtatcactgctcagattgtgggaagagttttattgaacagagtaatctcaaacgacaccagcgcattcacacaggagtaaaaccgtatcactgctcagactgtgggaacagcTTTAATCAAGAGGGTCATTTCAAacgacaccaacgcattcacacaggagagaaaccgtatcaatgctcagactgtggatcGAGTTTTAATAGACTGGGGACtctaaaactgcatcagcgcattcacacaggagagaaaccgtatcagtgctcagactgcgggacCAGTTTTACTGTACagggtaatctcaaaatacaccaacgcattcacacaggagagaaaccatattactgctcagagtgtgggatgagttttaCTCAACACGGTCATCTAacactgcaccagcgcattcacacaggagagaaaccgtattactgctcagactgtgggaggaatttTAATCATCacagtaatctcaaaaaacaccagagcattcacacaggagagaaaacggTGTCAAATCTGTTTAAAGGCAATTAA